The following coding sequences lie in one Streptomyces venezuelae genomic window:
- a CDS encoding right-handed parallel beta-helix repeat-containing protein produces the protein MAQGTVQVTHTGTSRWRRRTGEYASLAAALEAASDGDILTVAAGTYRENLVVQRAVTLRGPESSPGSVRIAPSDGVPLTIRSSAVVQDLHIEGQDSSAPALLVEDGAPELIGIRVVTRSAAGLEVRGGARPTVRRCTVDNPGGMGIAVLDGGGGVFEECEIVAAGQSGVAVRGGAHPRLERCRVHHASGAGFSVTGEHTGLEAIGCEVYEVKGSGVQVTGRAAAHLTDCDVHRTTSDGVTLDTDAVLTMADCRIHDIPENAIDLRSRSVLTLTRSTVSRFGRNGLSVWDPGTRVDANQCEIHDSTGDYPAVWVSDGATAVLESCRVHDVPDALFVLDRGSRTDVVDSDLSQVRNTAVSVSDGATAQLDDCRIREAATGAWFRDHGSGGTLANCTVDAVQTGVIVTKGADPTIERCTVTSPAEAGFYVSAGGRGSFHGCRVSNSGGYGFHVIDGCRTTLKKCRTERCARGGFEFSEEGPLVEDCASDESGGPRTPGAPAQSAPAVQTATQTVGLLGTLPAQQSPRPPEPAAPAAEKTSRASKEVLGELDALVGLDSVKREVRALTDMIEVGRRRQQAGLKAASVRRHLVFTGSPGTGKTTVARLYGEILASLGVLESGHLVEVSRVDLVGEHIGSTAIRTQEAFDRARGGVLFIDEAYALSPEDSGRDFGREAIDTLVKLMEDHREAVVVIVAGYTAEMERFLSVNPGVASRFSRTITFSDYAPEELLRIVEQQSEEHEYRLGTGTSEALLKYFTALPKGPAFGNGRTARQTFEAMVERHAGRVAQVGEPSTDDLTLLYPEDLPDLV, from the coding sequence ATGGCACAGGGCACGGTCCAGGTGACGCACACCGGCACGTCGCGGTGGCGGCGCCGCACCGGCGAGTACGCATCGCTCGCCGCTGCCTTGGAGGCCGCGAGCGACGGGGACATACTGACCGTTGCCGCGGGCACCTACCGCGAGAACCTCGTCGTCCAGCGGGCGGTGACGCTGCGCGGCCCGGAGAGCTCCCCCGGCTCGGTGCGCATCGCGCCCTCCGACGGCGTGCCCCTGACGATCCGCTCCTCCGCGGTCGTCCAGGACCTGCACATCGAGGGCCAGGACTCGTCCGCGCCCGCGCTCCTCGTCGAGGACGGCGCCCCTGAACTCATCGGCATCCGCGTGGTGACGCGCTCGGCGGCCGGCCTCGAAGTGCGCGGCGGGGCGCGGCCGACGGTGCGCCGCTGCACCGTCGACAACCCCGGCGGCATGGGCATCGCGGTGCTCGACGGGGGCGGCGGTGTCTTCGAGGAGTGCGAGATCGTCGCGGCGGGCCAGTCCGGTGTCGCCGTGCGCGGCGGCGCCCATCCCCGTCTGGAGCGGTGCCGGGTGCATCACGCGTCGGGCGCGGGTTTCTCGGTGACCGGGGAGCACACGGGCCTGGAGGCGATCGGCTGCGAGGTGTACGAGGTCAAGGGTTCGGGCGTGCAGGTCACCGGGCGGGCCGCGGCGCATCTGACCGACTGCGACGTGCACCGCACCACCTCGGACGGCGTCACGCTCGACACGGACGCCGTGCTGACGATGGCCGACTGCCGTATCCACGACATCCCGGAGAACGCGATCGACCTGCGCTCGCGTTCCGTGCTCACGCTCACCCGGTCGACGGTGAGCCGGTTCGGGCGCAACGGCCTTTCCGTCTGGGACCCGGGCACGCGCGTGGACGCCAATCAGTGCGAGATCCACGACAGTACGGGCGACTACCCGGCCGTGTGGGTCAGCGACGGCGCGACGGCCGTCCTGGAGTCGTGCCGGGTGCACGACGTGCCGGACGCGCTGTTCGTCCTGGACCGCGGTTCGCGCACCGACGTCGTCGACAGCGACCTCTCACAGGTCCGCAACACCGCCGTGTCGGTGAGCGACGGGGCGACCGCGCAGCTCGACGACTGCCGTATCCGCGAGGCGGCGACGGGCGCCTGGTTCCGCGATCACGGCAGCGGCGGCACCCTCGCCAACTGCACGGTGGACGCTGTCCAGACGGGTGTGATCGTCACCAAGGGCGCGGATCCGACGATCGAGCGCTGCACGGTCACCTCGCCCGCCGAGGCCGGTTTCTACGTGTCGGCGGGCGGCCGCGGCAGCTTCCACGGCTGCCGGGTCAGCAACAGCGGCGGCTACGGCTTCCATGTCATAGACGGCTGCCGTACGACGCTGAAGAAGTGCCGCACGGAGCGGTGCGCCAGAGGCGGCTTCGAGTTCTCGGAGGAGGGCCCGCTCGTCGAGGACTGCGCGAGCGACGAGAGCGGCGGCCCGCGGACTCCCGGGGCACCCGCGCAGTCGGCCCCCGCCGTGCAGACGGCCACCCAGACCGTCGGGCTCCTCGGCACCCTGCCCGCCCAGCAGAGCCCTCGGCCCCCGGAGCCCGCGGCGCCCGCCGCCGAGAAGACCTCCCGCGCCTCCAAGGAAGTCCTCGGCGAACTCGACGCCCTGGTCGGCCTGGACAGCGTCAAGCGCGAGGTGCGCGCCCTCACCGACATGATCGAGGTGGGCCGGCGCAGGCAGCAGGCCGGACTCAAGGCCGCCTCCGTCCGCCGCCACCTGGTCTTCACCGGCTCCCCCGGCACCGGCAAGACGACCGTCGCCCGCCTCTACGGCGAGATCCTCGCCTCGCTCGGCGTCCTGGAGAGCGGCCACCTCGTCGAGGTGTCCCGCGTCGACCTGGTCGGCGAGCACATCGGCTCCACGGCGATCCGCACCCAGGAGGCCTTCGACCGGGCGCGCGGCGGCGTGCTGTTCATCGACGAGGCGTACGCCCTCTCCCCCGAGGACTCCGGGCGCGACTTCGGCCGCGAGGCCATCGACACGCTCGTGAAGCTGATGGAGGACCACCGCGAGGCCGTCGTGGTGATCGTCGCCGGATACACGGCGGAGATGGAGCGGTTCCTCTCCGTCAACCCCGGCGTGGCGTCCCGCTTCTCACGGACCATCACCTTCAGCGACTACGCCCCCGAGGAACTGCTGCGGATCGTGGAACAGCAGTCCGAGGAGCACGAGTACCGGCTCGGCACGGGCACGTCCGAGGCGCTCCTGAAGTACTTCACGGCGCTCCCCAAGGGCCCCGCGTTCGGCAACGGCCGTACGGCGCGTCAGACGTTCGAAGCGATGGTGGAGCGGCACGCGGGCCGGGTCGCGCAGGTCGGCGAGCCGAGCACGGACGACCTCACCCTGCTGTACCCGGAGGATCTGCCGGACCTCGTGTGA
- a CDS encoding DeoR/GlpR family DNA-binding transcription regulator, with the protein MSDNQNLLAEQRRALILDEVRRRGGVRVNELTRKLGVSDMTVRRDLDALARQGVLEKVHGGAVPVVEASTHEPGFEAKSGLELTAKEDIARTAASLVAPGTAIALSGGTTTYALAHHLLDVPDLTVVTNSVRVADVFHSAQRTSGQRQGAATVVLTGGVRTPSDSLVGPVADQAIGALHFDVLFLGVHGISLEAGLSTPNLAEAETNRRLVQSARRVVVVADHTKWGTVGLSSFASLSQVDTLVTDAGLPPEAHVDISEHVNRVVVTGERAPSLEIPDENSEADADI; encoded by the coding sequence GTGAGCGACAATCAGAACCTCCTGGCCGAGCAGCGCCGGGCTCTGATCCTGGACGAGGTGCGCCGCCGCGGCGGGGTCCGGGTCAACGAACTCACCCGCAAGCTCGGCGTGTCCGACATGACGGTCCGCCGTGACCTCGACGCGCTGGCCCGCCAGGGCGTCCTGGAGAAGGTGCACGGCGGCGCGGTCCCGGTGGTGGAGGCGAGCACGCACGAGCCGGGGTTCGAGGCCAAGTCGGGTCTCGAACTGACCGCCAAGGAGGACATCGCGCGGACCGCGGCGTCCCTGGTGGCGCCCGGCACGGCGATCGCCCTCTCCGGGGGTACGACGACGTATGCGCTGGCGCACCACCTGCTTGACGTGCCGGATCTGACGGTGGTCACGAACTCGGTGCGGGTGGCGGACGTCTTCCACTCCGCGCAGCGCACCTCGGGCCAGCGGCAGGGCGCGGCGACGGTCGTGCTGACCGGTGGTGTGCGGACCCCGTCGGACTCGCTGGTCGGTCCGGTCGCGGACCAGGCGATCGGGGCGCTCCACTTCGACGTGCTCTTCCTCGGTGTGCACGGCATATCGCTGGAGGCGGGCCTGTCGACGCCGAACCTCGCCGAGGCGGAGACCAACCGGCGACTGGTGCAGTCGGCGCGGCGCGTGGTGGTCGTCGCCGACCACACCAAGTGGGGGACGGTGGGGCTGAGTTCGTTCGCCTCGCTCTCGCAGGTCGACACGCTGGTGACGGACGCCGGGCTGCCGCCCGAGGCGCACGTGGACATCTCCGAGCACGTGAACCGGGTCGTGGTGACGGGTGAGCGCGCGCCGTCCCTCGAGATCCCGGACGAGAACTCCGAGGCCGACGCAGACATCTGA
- a CDS encoding SRPBCC family protein, which yields MAHRLSPVGLDFVASAPVRLVFTREVSAPPEAVYAALAHDVTGWPQWFTAVTLCRLTGGGTGREVRLKGGTRFQESILAADGPERYVYRVDRTNAPGLRALVEEWQLSPVDGGTGTGAGPGTRVQWTFAMDGAAPLRGALKLGRAGLGRAFRDAVTALDERLAARAA from the coding sequence ATGGCACACCGACTGAGCCCCGTGGGGCTCGACTTCGTCGCATCCGCTCCGGTGCGTCTGGTCTTCACGCGCGAGGTGAGCGCGCCTCCGGAAGCGGTGTACGCGGCGCTGGCCCACGACGTGACGGGCTGGCCGCAGTGGTTCACCGCGGTCACCCTGTGCCGGCTGACCGGGGGCGGCACGGGCCGCGAGGTCCGGCTCAAGGGCGGCACGCGCTTCCAGGAGTCGATACTGGCGGCGGACGGCCCCGAGCGTTACGTGTACCGCGTCGACCGGACGAATGCGCCCGGTCTGCGCGCCCTCGTCGAGGAGTGGCAGCTCTCCCCGGTGGACGGCGGCACCGGAACGGGCGCCGGTCCCGGCACCCGCGTGCAGTGGACCTTCGCCATGGACGGCGCGGCGCCCCTGCGCGGCGCCCTGAAGCTCGGCCGGGCGGGGCTCGGCCGGGCGTTCCGGGACGCCGTGACAGCCCTGGACGAGCGGCTCGCCGCGCGGGCGGCGTGA
- a CDS encoding PLP-dependent cysteine synthase family protein — translation MPTLDVDHSDATYRAWLKEAVRKVQADANRSADTHLLRFPLPEHWGIDLYLKDESTHPTGSLKHRLARSLFLYGLCNGWIRPDRPVIEASSGSTAVSEAYFAKLIGVPFIAVMPRTTSAEKIRLIEFHGGRCHFVDDPRTMYAESAALAVQTGGHYMDQFTYAERATDWRGNNNIAESIYQQLRLERYPEPAWIVATAGTGGTSATIARYVHYMQHDTSICVADPENSCFFDGWTKNDPDATSDCGSRIEGIGRPRMEPSFVPGAIDRMMKVPDAASVAAVRALEKAIGRKAGGSTGTGLWSALKIVAEMVAAGRTGSVVTLICDPGDRYLDRYYSDAWLAEQGLDITPYAQAIETLLGTGAWPE, via the coding sequence ATGCCGACGCTCGACGTCGACCACAGCGACGCGACGTACCGCGCATGGCTCAAAGAAGCCGTCCGCAAGGTCCAGGCGGACGCCAACCGTTCGGCCGACACCCACCTGCTGCGCTTCCCGCTGCCCGAACACTGGGGCATCGACCTGTACCTCAAGGACGAGTCGACCCACCCCACCGGCAGCCTCAAGCACCGCCTCGCCCGCTCGCTCTTCCTCTACGGCCTGTGCAACGGCTGGATCCGGCCCGACCGCCCGGTCATCGAGGCGTCCAGCGGATCCACGGCCGTCTCCGAGGCGTACTTCGCGAAGCTGATCGGGGTGCCCTTCATCGCGGTGATGCCCCGCACGACCAGCGCCGAGAAGATTCGTCTCATCGAATTCCACGGCGGCCGGTGCCACTTCGTGGACGACCCGCGCACGATGTACGCGGAGTCCGCCGCCCTCGCCGTCCAGACGGGCGGCCACTACATGGACCAGTTCACCTACGCGGAACGGGCCACCGACTGGCGGGGCAACAACAACATCGCCGAATCGATCTACCAGCAGCTGCGTCTTGAGCGCTACCCCGAGCCCGCGTGGATCGTCGCCACGGCGGGCACCGGAGGCACCTCGGCGACCATCGCGCGCTACGTCCACTACATGCAGCACGACACCAGCATCTGCGTCGCCGACCCGGAGAACTCCTGTTTCTTCGACGGCTGGACGAAGAACGACCCGGACGCGACGAGCGACTGCGGCTCCCGCATCGAGGGCATCGGCAGGCCCCGCATGGAGCCGAGCTTCGTGCCCGGCGCGATCGACCGCATGATGAAGGTGCCGGACGCGGCGTCCGTCGCCGCGGTTCGCGCCCTGGAGAAGGCCATCGGCCGCAAGGCGGGCGGCTCGACCGGCACGGGCCTGTGGAGCGCGCTGAAGATCGTCGCGGAGATGGTGGCAGCGGGGCGCACGGGCAGTGTCGTCACCCTGATCTGCGACCCCGGCGACCGCTATCTGGACAGGTACTACTCCGACGCGTGGCTGGCCGAACAGGGACTGGACATCACGCCCTACGCACAGGCCATCGAGACGCTCCTCGGGACGGGGGCGTGGCCCGAGTAG
- a CDS encoding ATP-binding protein gives MISQPSRHCTVELQALPSRIGQVRRIVSAQLRYWHLDPLIDQAALGVTELLTNVHRHAEPDKMCTVEIELLLDRLTVSVHDHDPRLPELRESDPFATCGRGLAMVAAVSESWGVRPQGDAGKVVWFTLPAVSPAVALAPYPVYGAAEKTPARSAVVG, from the coding sequence GTGATCAGCCAGCCAAGCAGGCATTGCACGGTAGAGCTCCAAGCCCTGCCGTCGCGGATCGGCCAGGTCCGCAGAATCGTATCTGCGCAGTTGCGCTACTGGCATCTCGATCCCTTGATAGACCAGGCCGCCCTCGGTGTGACGGAGCTTCTCACCAACGTCCACCGGCACGCCGAGCCGGACAAGATGTGCACCGTGGAGATCGAGCTGCTGCTCGACCGTCTCACGGTCTCCGTCCACGACCACGATCCCCGCCTTCCCGAACTCCGTGAATCCGATCCCTTCGCCACCTGTGGCAGGGGGCTCGCGATGGTCGCGGCGGTGAGCGAGAGCTGGGGTGTGCGGCCGCAGGGCGACGCGGGAAAGGTCGTGTGGTTCACGCTCCCCGCGGTGTCCCCGGCGGTGGCCCTCGCTCCGTATCCCGTGTACGGGGCGGCAGAGAAGACTCCCGCCCGGTCGGCCGTTGTCGGCTGA